From Nicotiana tabacum cultivar K326 chromosome 15, ASM71507v2, whole genome shotgun sequence, the proteins below share one genomic window:
- the LOC107780684 gene encoding la-related protein 6B, whose amino-acid sequence MALEESATVLDSLPDSFNSSAATSSSSSDRPFDQTASSSPSDPPPSLSRNSSLNALAPAFIPRTSSSPSISPSTSLTDLNQAGKTLVHVYATPAATLHPVQNHFVYAPQLPVQYPSPFYGGVLAGVAQEMVIGADLDHASKNGGLTEEALQKIINQVEFYFSDLNLATTDHLIKHMLKDPEGYVPISVVALFKKIKALVDSHAQLAQVLRSSTKLVVRDDGMKVKRKISLTETDLKELLSRIVIAENLPEDHCHQNLMKIFSAVGSVKMIRTCQPQYSSGWASSGSRTAKSDSMMYSNKLHAFVEYESIKLAERAVAELNDEDNWRNCLKVRLLLRHTEKCGQARGKKVGHDSEHNFKEDDSFALEVNEKLNEESSHHLDARSNELAEEPDSDGMRKRCGRGKGQGQGQGRGHGRPQFHQNSCGGHLGAPMSNINHGSSVGNAPSNINRVGLGQPVFDQSAAAKQSSVPRMSDGTKGFSMGRGKPMAIKTT is encoded by the exons ATGGCTCTGGAGGAATCGGCAACTGTGTTAGATTCCCTCCCCGATTCCTTCAATTCATCGGCGGCTACGTCTTCATCCTCATCCGACCGTCCATTCGATCAAACCGCCTCTTCTTCACCGTCCGATCCACCGCCCTCTCTTTCGAGAAATTCTTCACTCAACGCGCTTGCTCCGGCATTCATTCCACGAACTTCATCGTCTCCGTCGATTTCTCCGTCGACGTCGCTGACCGATTTGAATCAGGCCGGGAAAACGCTGGTGCACGTGTACGCTACTCCTGCTGCTACTCTTCATCCGGTTCAGAACCATTTTGTTTATGCTCCTCAATTGCCGGTTCAGTATCCGTCGCCGTTTTATGGTGGTGTTTTGGCCGGAGTTGCACAAGAGATGGTTATTGGTGCTGACTTGGATCATGCTAGTAAAAATGGAGGGTTGACTGAAGAAGCTCTTCAAAAGATTATAAATCAA GTGGAGTTCTACTTCAGTGATTTAAATTTGGCAACAACTGATCATCTAATAAAGCATATGCTCAAGGATCCCGAAGGATATG TACCAATATCCGTGGTTGCCTTGTTCAAGAAGATTAAAGCTCTTGTAGATAGTCATGCACAGCTTGCTCAAGTTTTGCGGAGCTCTACAAAGCTT GTAGTTCGTGACGATGGCATGAAGGTCAAACGCAAAATTTCTTTGACTGAAACCGACTTGAAAGAGTTGCTA TCTCGAATAGTGATTGCTGAAAATTTGCCCGAGGACCACTGCCACCAAAACCTCATGAAGATTTTCTCAGCTGTTGGAAG TGTGAAGATGATTCGCACCTGCCAACCTCAGTATTCCAGTGGTTGGGCTTCTTCAGGATCTAGAACCGCAAAATCAGATAGTATGATGTACAGCAACAAG TTACACGCTTTTGTGGAATACGAATCCATCAAATTGGCTGAGAGGGCG GTTGCAGAATTAAATGATGAGGATAACTGGAGAAATTGTCTAAAAGTCCGGTTACTTCTTAGACACACA GAAAAATGTGGCCAAGCTCGAGGGAAAAAAGTTGGTCATGATAGTGAACACAACTTCAAGGAAGATGATAGTTTTGCATTAGAGGTCAatgaaaagcttaatgaagagtCATCACACCATCTTGATGCTCGGTCCAATGAGCTTGCA GAGGAGCCTGACAGTGATGGGATGAGAAAAAGGTGTGGTCGGGGTAAGGGACAAGGACAGGGTCAGGGACGTGGACATGGACGTCCCCAGTTTCATCAAAACAGCTGTGGAGGTCATTTAGGGGCTCCCATGTCAAACATCAATCATGGAAGTAGTGTGGGAAATGCCCCCTCAAATATCAATCGTGTTGGCCTAGGGCAGCCTGTTTTTGATCAGTCAGCAGCAGCCAAGCAATCTTCTGTACCTCGTATGTCGGATGGCACTAAGGGATTCTCCATGGGTCGAGGTAAACCAATGGCTATCAAAACTACGTGA